The Fusarium graminearum PH-1 chromosome 2, whole genome shotgun sequence genome includes a region encoding these proteins:
- a CDS encoding casein kinase I isoform epsilon yields the protein MVRPQLPRFSNQASAQDNPRENGVTLLADLRVGNKYRIGRKIGSGSFGDIYLGTNIISGEEIAIKLESVKAKHPQLEYEARVYKSLAGGVGIPFVRWFGTECDYNAMVLDLLGPSLEDLFNFCNRKFSLKTVLLLADQLISRIEYIHAKSFIHRDIKPDNFLMGIGKRGNQVNVIDFGLAKKYRDPKTHFHIPYRENKNLTGTARYASINTHLGVEQSRRDDMESLGYVMLYFCRGSLPWQGLKAATKKQKYDRIMEKKMTTPTEVLCRGFPNEFAIYLNYTRSLRFDDKPDYSYLRKIFRDLFVREGFQYDYVFDWTVYKYQKNAQAIAQAAGQANPEDDEKARANRTNAATAGQSAAKPNAIPSTRRKMLERGSGAGVDTPDTNRAIGGSDRIGR from the exons ATGGTACGTCCACAACTCCCACGATTCTCAAACCAAGCTTCAGCACAAGACAATCCGAGAGAGAACGGTGTCACACTTTTGGCA GATCTTCGCGTCGGTAACAAGTACCGTATCGGTCGAAAGATCGGTTCAGGCTCTTTCGGTGATATTTATCTCGGCACCAACATAATCTCTGGAGAGGAGATTGCCATCAAGCTCGAGtccgtcaaggccaagcacCCCCAATTGGAGTATGAGGCCCGTGTCTACAAATCTCTGGCTGGTGGTGTCGGCATTCCTTTTGTTCGCTGGTTCGGTACCGAGTGTGACTACAATGCCATGGTTCTCGATCTCCTCGGTCCCAGTCTGGAggatctcttcaacttctgtAACCGAAAATTCTCCCTCAAGACCGTCCTTCTCCTAGCCGATCAGCTCATCTCGCGTATCGAGTACATCCACGCCAAGTCCTTCATCCATCGAGACATCAAGCCCGATAACTTCCTTATGGGCATTGGCAAGCGTGGCAACCAAGTCAACGTTATCGATTTCGGCCTGGCCAAGAAGTACCGAGACCCCAAGACTCACTTCCACATTCCTTAcagagagaacaagaacctTACCGGAACTGCTCGTTACGCATCTATCAACACTCATTTGGGTGTTGAGCAGTCCCGACGAGACGATATGGAGTCTCTGGGCTACGTCATGCTCTACTTCTGCCGTGGTTCCCTTCCCTGGCAAGGTCTCAAGGCTgctaccaagaagcagaagtaTGATCGCatcatggagaagaagatgaccacCCCTACCGAGGTCCTTTGCCGTGGTTTCCCTAACGAGTTTGCCATCTATCTTAACTATACTCGATCCCTCCGCTTCGATGACAAGCCCGATTACAGCTACCTCCGCAAGATCTTCCGAGATCTCTTCGTTCGTGAGGGCTTCCAGTATGATTACGTTTTCGACTGGACCGTCTACAAGTACCAGAAGAACGCTCAGGCTATTGCCCAAGCCGCTGGTCAGGCCAACCCTGAGGACGACGAGAAGGCTCGTGCCAACCGTACCAACGCCGCCACTGCCGGCCAGTCTGCTGCCAAGCCCAACGCCATTCCCAGCACCCGCCGCAAGATGCTCGAGCGAGGTTCTGGCGCTGGCGTTGACACTCCCGACACCAACCGTGCCATTGGTGGAAGCGACAGGAT